One Streptomyces formicae genomic window, TGCGGCCACAATGGGGGGATGAGCGACAGCCCATCCCCCCTCGCGGACCCGCATCTCGTCTTCGACCCGGTCGTCGGCGAGGACCCGCGGGACATCGTCATCCTCGGCTCCACGGGCTCGATCGGCACCCAGGCCATCGACCTCGTCCTCAGCCACCCCGACCGCTTCCGCGTCACGGCGCTCTCCGCCGCGGGCGGCCGCGTGGGTCTCCTCGCCGAGCAGGCACGTCGGCTGCGGGTGAAGACCGTCGCGGTCGCCCGCGAGGACGTCGTACCGGCCCTGCGGGAGGCGCTCCAGGGGCAGTACGCCGCCGGGGAGCAGCTCCCCGAGATCCTGGCCGGACCCGACGCGGCGACCCAGGTGGCCGCCTCCGACTGCCACACGGTGCTCAACGGCATCACCGGATCCATCGGCCTGGCCCCCACGCTCGCCGCCCTGGAGGCGGGCCGCACCCTCGCGCTCGCCAACAAGGAATCCCTCATCGTCGGCGGGCCCCTGGTCAAGGCGGTCGCCAAGCCGGGCCAGATCATCCCGGTCGACTCCGAGCACGCGGCGCTCTTCCAGGCGCTCGCCGCCGGAACCCGCGCGGACGTGCGCAAGCTCGTCGTCACCGCCTCCGGCGGCCCCTTCCGGGGACGGACGAAGGCCGACCTCGTGAACGTCACCCCCGAGGACGCGCTCGCGCACCCCACCTGGGCGATGGGCCCCGTGATCACGGTCAACTCCGCGACCCTGGTCAACAAGGGACTCGAGGTCATCGAGGCGCACCTGCTCTACGACATCCCCTTCGACCGCATCGAGGTCGTCGTCCACCCGCAGTCCTACGTGCACTCCATGGTCGAGTTCACCGACGGATCGACGCTCGCCCAGGCCACCCCGCCCGACATGCGGGGCCCGATCGCCATCGGCATCGGCTGGCCCGAGCGGGTGCCCGACGCGGCGCCCGCCTTCGACTGGACCAAGGCGTCGAGCTGGGAGTTCTTCCCCCTCGACAACGACGCGTTTCCCTCGGTCGGGCTCGCCCGGCACGTCGGGGAGCTCGCGGGCACGGCCCCGGCGGTGTTCAATGCCGCCAACGAGGAGTGCGTGGACGCGTTCCTGAAGGGCGCGCTGCCCTTCAACGGGATCATGGAGACGGTGACGGAGGTCGTGGCGGAACACGGCACACCGTCCGCGGGAACCTCCCTGACCGTCGCGGACGTCCTCGAGGCGGAGACCTGGGCACGTGCTCGGGCACGTGAACTGGCAGGCAAGGCGACCGCGGAGGCTCGTGCATGACGACCTTGATGATGATCCTCGGGATAGTCGTCTTCGTGATCGGGCTGCTCTTCTCGATCGCCTGGCACGAGCTGGGGCACCTGTCGACCGCCAAGATGTTCGGCATCCGCGTGCCGCAGTACATGGTCGGCTTCGGCCCGACCCTGTTCTCGCGCAAGAAGGGCGACACCGAGTACGGCATCAAGGCCATCCCCCTCGGCGGTTACATCCGGATGATCGGCATGTTCCCGCCGGGCCCGGACGGCCGCATCGAGGCACGCTCCACGTCGCCCTGGCGCGGCATGATCGAGGACGCCCGCTCGGCGGCCTTCGAGGAGTTGGAGCCCGGCGACGAGCGCCGCCTCTTCTACACGCGCAAGCCGTGGAAGCGCGTGATCGTGATGTTCGCGGGCCCCTTCATGAACCTCGTCCTCGCCGTGGCGATCT contains:
- the dxr gene encoding 1-deoxy-D-xylulose-5-phosphate reductoisomerase gives rise to the protein MSDSPSPLADPHLVFDPVVGEDPRDIVILGSTGSIGTQAIDLVLSHPDRFRVTALSAAGGRVGLLAEQARRLRVKTVAVAREDVVPALREALQGQYAAGEQLPEILAGPDAATQVAASDCHTVLNGITGSIGLAPTLAALEAGRTLALANKESLIVGGPLVKAVAKPGQIIPVDSEHAALFQALAAGTRADVRKLVVTASGGPFRGRTKADLVNVTPEDALAHPTWAMGPVITVNSATLVNKGLEVIEAHLLYDIPFDRIEVVVHPQSYVHSMVEFTDGSTLAQATPPDMRGPIAIGIGWPERVPDAAPAFDWTKASSWEFFPLDNDAFPSVGLARHVGELAGTAPAVFNAANEECVDAFLKGALPFNGIMETVTEVVAEHGTPSAGTSLTVADVLEAETWARARARELAGKATAEARA